The following are encoded in a window of Phocoena phocoena chromosome 2, mPhoPho1.1, whole genome shotgun sequence genomic DNA:
- the ANP32A gene encoding acidic leucine-rich nuclear phosphoprotein 32 family member A: MDMDKRIHLELRNRTPSDVKELVLDNCRSNEGKIEGLTDEFEELEFLSTINVGLTSVANLPKLNKLKKLELSDNRISGGLEVLAEKCPNLTHLNLSGNKIKDLSTIEPLKKLENLKSLDLFNCEVTNLNDYRENVFKLLPQLTYLDGYDRDDKEAPDSDAEGYVEGLEDDEEDEDEEEYDEDAQVVEDEEDEEEEEEGEEEDVSGEEEEDEEGYNDGEVDDEEDEEELGEEERGQKRKREPEDEGEDDD, encoded by the exons gTGAAAGAGCTTGTCCTGGACAACTGTCGGTCAAATGAAGGCAAAATCGAAGGCCTCACAGATGAATTTGAAGAACTGGAGTTCTTGAGTACAATCAACGTAGGCCTCACCTCAGTCGCAAACTTACCAAAGTTAAACAAACTTAAGAAG CTTGAACTAAGCGATAACAGAATCTCAGGGGGCCTGGAAGTATTGGCAGAAAAGTGTCCGAACCTCACGCATCTAAATTTAAGTGGCAACAAAATTAAAGACCTCAGCACAATAGAGCCACTG AAAAAGTTAGAAAACCTCAAGAGCTTAGACCTTTTCAATTGCGAGGTGACCAACCTGAACGACTACCGAGAAAACGTGTTCAAGCTCCTTCCTCAGCTCACGTATCTCGATGGCTACGATCGGGACGACAAGGAGGCCCCCGACTCGGACGCCGAGGGCTACGTGGAGGGCCTGGAGGATGACGAGGAGGATGAGGATG AGGAAGAGTACGATGAAGATGCTCAGGTAGTGGAAGatgaggaggacgaggaggaggaggaggaaggtgaaGAGGAGGATGTGAGTGGAGAGGAAGAG GAGGATGAAGAAGGTTATAACGATGGGGAAGTAGACGATGAGGAAGATGAAGAGGAGCTTGGTG aagaagaaaggggtCAGAAGCGAAAACGAGAACCTGAAGATGAGGGAGAAGACGATGACTAA